DNA from Acidobacteriota bacterium:
TCGTTCATCCAGCGACCGTCCATCGGCAGGAGCTGAACGTCGTCGAGAGGAATCGACACCTCTATCGGTACCGAGATCTTCCTGAACCCGGCCTTGCGAGGCCTGCCGAAGCGCGCTTCAAGGACGTCCTTGCCCGGCGAATCGTCGAACACCAGAGCGCCTTCGACGAGCATCGTGACTTCGGTGCTTCGGGAAACGTCCAGGTAGTGCTTCCGGGTGCGAACGCGCAGGTCCCGGCGCCCGGGCAACCGCACCTTGATGTCGTGCAGCTCGTCGTCCTGGTCGCGGGGCGCTTCGAAGCCGAGCCAGTAGTAGCTGCGGGTGTCCTCGGCGGTCTCTCCGAGCGCTCGGTCGCGGGACGCGTCGAGCATCGGCAGTCCGCCCGTCTGTCTGGCCAGGAACCGGAGGACCTCGTGTCCGTTCTCTCTCCGGCACCACCCCTGGAGCGACGGGCTCGGGATTGGGCGTGGCCGGGTGGACGTGCCCAGGGTCCAGCCGCGGTCGTCGTTGTAACGGGTGTCAACGCCGGCTTGGCGCTGCACGTAGACCGAGTCGCGAGTTGAGGAGATGGTCCGGGGCGAGCCCCACCAGAGTGGGGCCGACGAACAGGCGACCATGTCCCTGAATCCGGGGAGATCGATCGGATACAGGCTGAAGCCGACCTGATTCGCGGCGTGAACCAGGGGGTTGTACAGGCTTTCCGTGTCGCCCCAGGGTGGAGCGGCCTCCATGATCGTCAGCCCGCGGGCAGGCTGGCTCCAGCCGTCCGCCAGGAGCAGCGCCACCTTGCGGCCGGGAGCGACGGCAAGAGCCCGTACCGTTGCGGTAGCGGCCATCACGGCTTTCCGCACCCGATTCTCCTGGGCTCCCCAGTCGCGCAGCCTCGCGCGGCCACCTGCTCGGCGCTGCCGCGCCAGCACCAGGGCCTCGCTGATCTCCTGGCGGGAGTTGGTCCAGTCGGTCAGCCGGGAGACGTTCCTGCCATCGAAGGCGACGACGGCAACGCGATCCGCGGGGTTCAGCAGAACGAGATCCTGCTCCAGCCGGCTCAGCACTCGATCGCGGTGCTGCCGGACCGCGTGCAGGTCGTCGATGAAGATGAGGTAACTCGTGCCCACCGGTTCGTCCGTTACCACCGACGGCACTCTCGCGACATCGTCGTCCAGCGAGCCTCGCGCCACGCCCTCGTCGACTTCCGTGAAGTAGCTGATCGGTATCGGCTCCCGATCGACCAGGAGTTCGAAGTCCGAGGCCGCGAGACCGCGGATGCGGTTGCCTCTCCTGTCGGTGACGACGACTTCGACGTTCACGACCCGAACGTCAAGTACTTCGGAGAACAGATCAGGCCAGTGTTCTTGCTGTCCCCAAACGGGGACGGCTGCGATACAGAAGGTGACAGCGGCAGCGAAGCCGCGGCGCATCGAGAACGTCCCTTGTCTCTCGCCGGTCAGAACAGAGTCCTGTCGCAGCAACAGGCGTGCCAGAACTTTCGTCTAGCCGGGCGCCTCAATGCGGATCTGGGATCCGAACGGGGCGAAGTCGCGGACATTCCACGTGAGGATCGTCTCCGCTCTTGCCTTGAGCGCCGTTCGAGCGATGAGCGTGTCGTAGGTCCGGCCGCCGACGGTTTCGAGCCTTACGGCTTCGGTCAGGGCAGCCCAGGTCTCGGTTCCGGTCAGTTGGACGACCGGCGCGGAACTCCAGTTGGCCTCGATCGCCGCGAGGGCGTCGCTTGCTCGCAACCTGTGGGGAGCTGGCAGTCGCGTCAGCACGGAGTAGGTCTCCACGAGTGAGTGGCCTGCCAACACGAGCGTGTCGCCCCGGTTCGATCGCCGATCGAGTTCCGCGCGGGTGCGTTCGTGGTGCTCGTGCCAGGAACTGATCGCTGCGACCAGGCAGGACGTGTCGCAGAGGTACCGGGTCAATCGCCAGGACGCTCGCGGTCCTGCCGCGTGCGGATTTCATCGATCACAGTGGCAACTTCCGATGCGGTCAGCGGAGCCGGTGTCTCCCCGGTTGGAACGGCGACGACCACCGAGCCGCGGCGTTCGAGTTTCACCTCGAGGGGCTCCGGCTCGATCTGAACGCAACCGCCGGTCAGGCGAAAGCGAACCTGGGTGCCTGGATGAAGATGCGCGGCGTCCCGGATGGCCTTGGGTACGACCAGGCGGCCTGCTTTGTCGATCATCGTCATGGCAGAGAAGCTACCATTCTCTCTGCCAGGAAGCGACCCATAGGACGAGCTTAGCGGCGAACCTGCGCGAGCCTCCTGCGAAGTCCGGCCGCCTCGGGACTTCCCGCTTCCTCGGCCAGGTCGAGCGCCTTCCGGAACTGCCCGGCGGCGGCGTCCGGCAGCCCGCTGCTCACCATTGCTTCTCCGACGTTCGTTAGCAACTGGATGAGGCCGTCGCGGGTGGGCGGATCCTGGGGCCGCTCCCGGTAGGCGCGATCCAATACGTCGACGGTGCGGACGACGTCGCCACGCTCGGCGCTGACCAGGGCGACGAGCAGCATCATGCTGACGTCGCTCGCGTCGAGTCGCAGAGCCTCTTCGGCCTTGGCGAGCGCCCCGCTCAGGTCGCCGGTCTGAAAGAGCGCCCGCGCCAGAAAAGGCGCCACGCCTTCGAGTTCCGGGTGCAGTTCGGACGCGCGGTGCGCGGCGGCGAGCGAGCCCGCCGGATCGCCAGCGGCGGCGAGCACTTCGGCAAGTGCGAAGTGGAGTTCGGGCCTCGAGGCGTCGACATCGATGCCGGCACGGAGCTCACGCCGCGCGAGGTCGAGTTCGCCGTGGACGCGGTGAGCGTTGGCGCGCCGCAGATAGCTGCGGGCGTCCAGCGCCAGGTCGTGGACGCTCGAGCGGATCGGGTCGTCGCGGTAGTTGATGCGTCCCAGCGAGCGTGCGGCGGTGGCGATCTGCTGCCCGCGCTCGCGGTCTCCTGCCCGCGCGTACGCCTGGGCCAGGGTGACCGCGAAGGAGCGATTCTCGGCCGCGAGGTCGCGGGCTCGGGACAGATGCCGAATGGCGGCGTCCGAATCGCCGGCGGCGAGGGCGAGGCGGCCCAGCCCGGCGTGGGCGTGGGCGTTGGCCGGGTCGAGTCGGGCCGCTTGCGCGTACTCGCGGTTGGCGGCGTCGAACTGCCCGGTCCGCTCGAGCGCCTCGGCGAAGCGGACCCGGGCGGGTGCGTAGTCCGCGTCGAGGGCGAGGGCCGCGCGGTAGAACTGCAGGCTGTCCGCGGCGGAGCGTTCGTCGATCAGGGCGGCGAGCAGGTAGGGCCAGCGGAACGTCCCCGGCGAGAGCTCGTGGCCTCGGCCGTAGGCGGCGATGGCCTCGTCGGTGAAGGTGTGAGCCTCGAGGACCATGCCGTATCGGCCCCAGGCGTCGCCGTTTCCCGGGTCGGCGCGGAGGTCCGCCTGAAGCGAGGCGAGGCGCTGGCGAACGGCGGGCTCGGCGCCGTCGAGCCGGGGTGCGGGGATCTGCTGGGCGGTGAGGGGGGCAGTGGTGAGGAGTACGAGGAGGATCGCCGCGACGATGTCGCTTAGGGCGAGTGCCGGCCAGAAGGCAGGCGCACCGGCAGTCAGCCTGGCCGACATTGCGCGAGTCATCGTCAGTGGCCCTCGCCGCGGACTAGCGTTACGACCTGGTCGGCGGCAGCGCCGTCGAAGCTCTCCACCAGACCGTCGGGCCAGACGACATCGAAGCTCTCCACCGATTCGGCCGCGCCCAGGCCGAGGTGGGCCGTGGCGGGTCCGGCGGAGAGGTAGCTGCCGGGCGGCAGCGCGTGCAGGAGCCGCGGACCGTCCGGCGTACGGACCGTGATCCGGGCGCCGATCGCCTCGCGGTCGAGGCGGGGGTCGAACGCGCGGACCCGCAGCCAGTTCGCAACGGTCGGTTCGTCGCTGGCGGCGCCCGCGTCAATCGTCAGGTTGCGGAGAATCCGTGGCGCTCCGTCGAGGTTGGCGATCACGAGGTCGAGGTCGCCGTCCCGGTCCAGGTCGGCGGGTACGAGCGCCCGGCTGAGCCCGAGTTCGGTCCACGGCCGCTGGGCCGAAGCGTCGGCGAAGCGGCCTTCGTCGTTGACCAGGAGAAGGTTCGGTTCGGCGTACTCGGACCAGAACGCGGGAGGAGCGTCGACGCCACCGGGCGTAGCTAGCGCCGACGGCCGCCGCTTGACCGCTCCGTTCGCCACCGCGAGGTCGAGGTCGCCGTCGTTGTCGGCGTCGAAGAAGGCGGTGCCGAAGCCGGTCAGATCGAGGCTCGCCGCGCCGAGTTCGGTGTCGATCGTCGCGTCCTCGAAGCCGGGCAGCATGAGGTTGCGGTAGTAGGTGTTCGTCTCGGTGATCAGGTGGGTCACGAACAGGTCGAGGTCCAGGTCGAGGTCGGCGTCGCCGGTGGCGATGCCCATTCCCGCCTCGCTGTTGCCCCAGCGGTTGAACGCGGAGCCTTGCAGGACGCCGTCGTCCAGGAAACGCCCACCGCCCTGGTGGGTCCAGAGGTTGTTCGGGTCGGCGTCGTTCGCGACGTAGATGTCCACTTCGCCGTCGTGATCGAAGTCCGCGGCGACGACACCGAGGCCGGCGTCTGCCACCGCGGTGATGCCGGCGGCGGCGCTGACGTCTTCGAACCCGTTACCGCCCAGGTTGTGGAGCAGGACGTCGCTCAGGCCCTCGAACTCGGTGGGGCCACAGAAGTCCCGCCTTCCGCCGTGCTGCGAGCAGACGCGCGCCGGGTCGAACGCAACGTAGCGGGCGACGTAGAGGTCGAGGTAGCCGTCGCGGTCGTAGTCGAGCAGGGCGGCGGACGAGGACCAGCCGGGAACAGCCGCGTTCCAGGCCGCGGAGCGGTCAGCGAACACGCCCTTGCCGTCGTTGAGGAAGAGGCGGTCCGGCCCGACCCGGGTCACGTAGAGGTCGAGGTCGCCGTCGTTGTCCAGATCGCCGACGGCGCAGCCCATGCCGTCGCCCTCCAGTCCGGCGGCCGTCGTGGCGTCTGTGAAGTGGCCGGCGTCGTGCTGGACGTAGAAGCGGTTGCCGCCGGCCGCCGGGGCGACGACGTACAGGTCGAGGTCGCCATCGCCGTCGGCGTCGAACACCGCCAGGCCGCCACCCATCACCGCCGGCATGGGGTAGGTCGAGTCCGTGCCGCTCGGCAGGACGTGGTCGATGCCGCTCTCGGCTGTCACGTCGACGAAGCGGACGGCGGGCGTGGCCTCCGGGCCGGCTCCCGGCGCTTCCGCCGGCGCCACACCGGAGTCGGGCGGCGCCGAACAGGCAGACGCGCTAGCCAGAACCAGGCCCGCAACCCGGGCCGCGCGGTTCCGCGCCACTCGCGAACCGGGCCGAGCCCCCGCGGTTGGACGCCTGGATGACACGGTGCCGGGATGCGAGCGAGACGCCCGCTCTCCCACAGGTGTTACTGCCAGGCCCCCTGGATCGCACCGACCATCGCAAGGCCGATCGTCATGTGTCCGGCATTGATCAGCCACAGCTTGAGGGACCGCTGCTCGAACAGGTACTGGACCCCCATCAGCATCGACGCGATGCCGAGGCCGAGCAGGAGACCGACGTGGATTCCGACCATGTAGCCCCCGCCCATGTCCATCATCACCATGCCGACGACGATGGCCGCGATCAACTCCAGAACGAACGAGCCGCCCATCGTCTTGACCATGTTCGATTCCGGCGGGTTCTCCATGTCGATGCCCATCTCGGCGGCCCACGCCTTGCCGAACAGGAAGGAGTACCAGACGGCGCCGAAGGCGAAGAAGGCAACGGCGGAGACGACGACGGCAAGCCAGTTCAGGTCGGCAAAGTGCATGCGGAGGCTCCTTCTCGTTGGTAAGGGGGCGAGGTCAGTGTAGCGCCCAGGTGGGTAGCGACATGGCCTGGGTTACTCCTCAGGCGCGCCGAAATGCTCGATCATGTAGTCGTCGTAGGGCCCGGCCAGGAAGTTCAGGAAGATCTCGTTGACCAGCTTGACCGCCTTGCCGGCGGCGTACTCGACGTCTCCGTCCAGGCTGCGGACCTCGATCGACACCTTCCCGCCCCGGTTCCGGCAGCGGCAGCTCACTTTCGAC
Protein-coding regions in this window:
- a CDS encoding tetratricopeptide repeat protein — translated: MTRAMSARLTAGAPAFWPALALSDIVAAILLVLLTTAPLTAQQIPAPRLDGAEPAVRQRLASLQADLRADPGNGDAWGRYGMVLEAHTFTDEAIAAYGRGHELSPGTFRWPYLLAALIDERSAADSLQFYRAALALDADYAPARVRFAEALERTGQFDAANREYAQAARLDPANAHAHAGLGRLALAAGDSDAAIRHLSRARDLAAENRSFAVTLAQAYARAGDRERGQQIATAARSLGRINYRDDPIRSSVHDLALDARSYLRRANAHRVHGELDLARRELRAGIDVDASRPELHFALAEVLAAAGDPAGSLAAAHRASELHPELEGVAPFLARALFQTGDLSGALAKAEEALRLDASDVSMMLLVALVSAERGDVVRTVDVLDRAYRERPQDPPTRDGLIQLLTNVGEAMVSSGLPDAAAGQFRKALDLAEEAGSPEAAGLRRRLAQVRR
- a CDS encoding CRTAC1 family protein, yielding MARNRAARVAGLVLASASACSAPPDSGVAPAEAPGAGPEATPAVRFVDVTAESGIDHVLPSGTDSTYPMPAVMGGGLAVFDADGDGDLDLYVVAPAAGGNRFYVQHDAGHFTDATTAAGLEGDGMGCAVGDLDNDGDLDLYVTRVGPDRLFLNDGKGVFADRSAAWNAAVPGWSSSAALLDYDRDGYLDLYVARYVAFDPARVCSQHGGRRDFCGPTEFEGLSDVLLHNLGGNGFEDVSAAAGITAVADAGLGVVAADFDHDGEVDIYVANDADPNNLWTHQGGGRFLDDGVLQGSAFNRWGNSEAGMGIATGDADLDLDLDLFVTHLITETNTYYRNLMLPGFEDATIDTELGAASLDLTGFGTAFFDADNDGDLDLAVANGAVKRRPSALATPGGVDAPPAFWSEYAEPNLLLVNDEGRFADASAQRPWTELGLSRALVPADLDRDGDLDLVIANLDGAPRILRNLTIDAGAASDEPTVANWLRVRAFDPRLDREAIGARITVRTPDGPRLLHALPPGSYLSAGPATAHLGLGAAESVESFDVVWPDGLVESFDGAAADQVVTLVRGEGH
- a CDS encoding antitoxin — its product is MTMIDKAGRLVVPKAIRDAAHLHPGTQVRFRLTGGCVQIEPEPLEVKLERRGSVVVAVPTGETPAPLTASEVATVIDEIRTRQDRERPGD
- a CDS encoding PIN domain-containing protein: MTRYLCDTSCLVAAISSWHEHHERTRAELDRRSNRGDTLVLAGHSLVETYSVLTRLPAPHRLRASDALAAIEANWSSAPVVQLTGTETWAALTEAVRLETVGGRTYDTLIARTALKARAETILTWNVRDFAPFGSQIRIEAPG
- a CDS encoding VWA domain-containing protein, translated to MNVEVVVTDRRGNRIRGLAASDFELLVDREPIPISYFTEVDEGVARGSLDDDVARVPSVVTDEPVGTSYLIFIDDLHAVRQHRDRVLSRLEQDLVLLNPADRVAVVAFDGRNVSRLTDWTNSRQEISEALVLARQRRAGGRARLRDWGAQENRVRKAVMAATATVRALAVAPGRKVALLLADGWSQPARGLTIMEAAPPWGDTESLYNPLVHAANQVGFSLYPIDLPGFRDMVACSSAPLWWGSPRTISSTRDSVYVQRQAGVDTRYNDDRGWTLGTSTRPRPIPSPSLQGWCRRENGHEVLRFLARQTGGLPMLDASRDRALGETAEDTRSYYWLGFEAPRDQDDELHDIKVRLPGRRDLRVRTRKHYLDVSRSTEVTMLVEGALVFDDSPGKDVLEARFGRPRKAGFRKISVPIEVSIPLDDVQLLPMDGRWMNELEFRVTLIDEHGDRSETPIDKIPIHGARAPSPGDTFVYETELVMRRREHRYVAAVYDPLSGAILSAQGAIDPADTVSERK
- a CDS encoding DUF1761 domain-containing protein; its protein translation is MHFADLNWLAVVVSAVAFFAFGAVWYSFLFGKAWAAEMGIDMENPPESNMVKTMGGSFVLELIAAIVVGMVMMDMGGGYMVGIHVGLLLGLGIASMLMGVQYLFEQRSLKLWLINAGHMTIGLAMVGAIQGAWQ